From the Solanum pennellii chromosome 4, SPENNV200 genome, one window contains:
- the LOC107017603 gene encoding putative calcium-transporting ATPase 11, plasma membrane-type, whose protein sequence is MANILEPEEFDLPGKNPSVEAQRRWRDAVSFVRNRRRRFRYGSNLEKRKEAKELMEKTREKIRVGFMAYMAALKFIDAGDHGRSSDQVSNDIGAELAKDLPEEAREAGFGINPDKLASIVGSYDIKTLKKLGGVEGLAGKLRVSSNEGVKSSDVSVRQNIYGSNKFTEKPFKSFWTFVWEALHDLTLIILIVCAVVSIGVGLATEGWPKGTYDGLGILLSIVLVVMVTAISDYRQSLQFRDLDKEKKKISIQVTRDGSRQKVSIYDLVVGDVVHLSIGDLVPADGIFISGYSLLIDQSSLSGESVPVSISEKRPFLLSGTKVQDGSAKMLVTTVGMRTEWGKLMETLSEGGEDETPLQVKLNGVATIIGKIGLGFAVVTFLVLIVRFLVNKATHHEITQWSSSDALTLLNYFATAVTIIVVAVPEGLPLAVTLSLAFAMKKLMDNKALVRHLSACETMGSATCICTDKTGTLTTNHMVVDKIWICEKAKRVENGGSADAITDLSESAQDLLLQAIFHNTAAEVVKDKYGKKSVLGSPTESAILDYGLLLGDIDDKKKDCKLLKVEPFNSAKKRMSVLVSLPDSNTRAFCKGASEIVLKMCDRFIDCNGEIADMSEEQATNITNVINEFASEALRTLCLAFKDVGDGYNIPDSGYTLVAVVGIKDPVRPGVKEAVKSCLAAGITVRMVTGDNIHTAKAIAKECGILTDDGLAIEGPEFRNKSPDEMRQIIPRIQVMARSSPTDKHVLVKNLRGMFKEVVAVTGDGTNDAPALHESDIGLAMGIAGTEVAKESADIVVLDDNFSTIVNVAKWGRSVYINIQKFVQFQLTVNVVALMINFISACASGSAPLTAVQLLWVNLIMDTLGALALATEPPHDGLMSRPPIGRDVSFITKTMWRNIFGHSIYQLAVLLAFNFAGKQILGLEGSDSTMVLNTFIFNTFVFCQVFNEINSRDMEKINIFRGIFGSWIFIGVMVATVVFQVIIVEFLGTFASTTPLSWQLWLLSVSIGAVSLIVAVILKLIPVEKETPKHHDGYDLLPGGPELA, encoded by the exons ATGGCGAATATATTGGAGCCAGAGGAATTCGATTTGCCAGGTAAAAACCCATCTGTAGAAGCTCAGAGAAGGTGGAGAGATGCGGTTTCGTTCGTTAGGAATCGACGGCGACGGTTCCGGTATGGTTCGAATCTGGAGAAACGGAAAGAGGCAAAAGAGCTCATGGAAAAAACTAGA GAAAAAATTCGAGTTGGTTTCATGGCTTATATGGCAGCACTCAAGTTTATTGATG cTGGTGATCACGGTAGGTCATCCGACCAGGTTAGTAATGATATAGGAGCTGAACTAGCAAAAGACTTGCCAGAAGAAGCTCGAGAAGCTGGTTTTGGAATCAACCCAGATAAACTTGCATCTATAGTTGGTTCCTATGATATAAAAACCTTAAAGAAACTTGGAGGTGTTGAAGGGCTTGCAGGTAAGTTGAGAGTCTCATCAAATGAAGGAGTCAAATCGAGTGATGTATCTGTCAGACAAAATATATATGGATCAAACAAATTTACTGAGAAACCGTTTAAAAGTTTTTGGACATTTGTGTGGGAGGCTCTGCATGATTTAACTCTCATCATATTGATAGTTTGTGCTGTTGTTTCTATTGGTGTGGGACTTGCTACTGAAGGGTGGCCGAAAGGAACATATGATGGTTTAGGAATTCTACTCAGTATAGTATTGGTAGTCATGGTTACTGCAATTAGTGACTATAGACAGTCGTTGCAGTTCAGAGATTTGgacaaagagaagaaaaaaatatctatCCAGGTCACGAGAGATGGATCAAGGCAGAAGGTTTCCATTTATGACTTGGTAGTCGGTGATGTAGTTCACTTATCTATTGGAGATCTGGTTCCAGCTGATGGAATATTCATATCAGGATACAGCTTGCTAATTGATCAATCGAGCTTGTCTGGTGAGAGTGTACCAGTAAGCATATCTGAGAAAAGACCTTTTCTTCTATCGGGAACCAAAGTACAAGACGGTTCAGCTAAGATGCTAGTGACCACTGTTGGTATGAGAACTGAATGGGGTAAGCTGATGGAAACTCTTAGCGAGGGAGGAGAAGATGAAACTCCTCTGCAAGTCAAACTGAATGGTGTTGCCACTATTATTGGAAAGATAGGACTCGGATTTGCTGTGGTGACATTTCTTGTATTAATAGTAAGATTTCTGGTGAATAAAGCTACCCACCATGAAATCACACAATGGTCCTCCAGTGATGCATTAACTCTTCTAAATTACTTTGCCACTGCTGTAACTATAATCGTTGTTGCAGTTCCAGAAGGATTACCTCTGGCTGTCACATTAAGCCTTGCATTTGCGATGAAAAAGTTGATGGATAATAAAGCACTGGTGAGACATCTTTCTGCTTGTGAGACAATGGGTTCAGCTACTTGCATCTGCACCGATAAGACAGGAACACTAACAACAAACCATATGGTAGTAGATAAAATATGGATTTGCGAAAAGGCTAAAAGGGTAGAAAATGGCGGATCCGCAGATGCAATAACAGATTTATCAGAAAGTGCTCAGGACTTACTATTGCAGGCAATATTTCATAATACAGCAGCTGAGGTGGTTAAAGACAAGTATGGAAAGAAATCTGTTCTGGGTTCACCTACAGAATCTGCAATATTAGATTATGGATTACTTCTTGGtgatattgatgataaaaaaaaggaTTGTAAATTGCTGAAGGTTGAACCTTTCAATTCAGCAAAGAAAAGAATGTCAGTGCTTGTTTCTCTTCCTGATAGCAACACCCGTGCATTCTGCAAGGGTGCATCTGAGATAGTCTTAAAAATGTGTGACAGGTTTATTGATTGTAATGGTGAAATTGCTGATATGTCGGAAGAACAGGCTACAAATATCACGAATGTCATCAATGAGTTTGCTAGTGAAGCCTTGCGTACACTTTGCTTGGCTTTCAAGGACGTTGGAGATGGTTATAATATTCCTGATAGTGGCTATACATTGGTTGCAGTAGTTGGAATCAAAGATCCAGTTCGTCCTGGTGTTAAAGAGGCAGTTAAATCTTGTTTAGCTGCGGGAATTACTGTAAGGATGGTCACAGGGGACAATATCCACACGGCCAAAGCCATTGCCAAGGAATGTGGTATACTAACTGATGATGGTTTGGCCATTGAAGGCCCAGAATTCCGCAACAAAAGTCCTGATGAAATGAGGCAAATAATTCCTAGAATTCAG GTTATGGCTCGATCATCCCCTACTGACAAGCACGTGCTGGTAAAGAATTTGAGAGGCATGTTTAAAGAAGTTGTTGCAGTTACTGGTGATGGCACAAATGATGCCCCTGCCTTGCATGAGTCAGATATTGGACTTGCTATGGGTATAGCAGGAACAGAG GTTGCGAAAGAAAGTGCTGATATTGTAGTGCTAGATGACAACTTTAGCACAATTGTGAATGTGGCTAAATGGGGCCGTTCTGTATATATAAACATTCAAAAATTCGTGCAATTCCAGTTGACTGTCAATGTTGTGGCTTTGatgatcaattttatttctGCATGCGCCTCAG GATCTGCTCCTCTTACTGCCGTTCAGCTTCTTTGGGTCAACCTTATCATGGATACTTTAGGTGCACTCGCACTGGCCACTGAACCACCTCATGACGGACTAATGAGTAGGCCTCCTATTGGAAGGGATGTAAGTTTCATTACAAAGACAATGTGGAGAAATATATTTGGGCACAGTATCTACCAGCTGGCTGTACTGTTAGCCTTCAACTTCGCGGGGAAGCAGATTTTGGGACTTGAAGGTTCAGATTCTACAATGGTTCTGAATACTTTCATTTTCAACACTTTTGTGTTTTGTCAG GTTTTCAATGAAATAAACAGCCGTGACATGGAGAAGATAAACATTTTCCGTGGCATTTTTGGCAGCTGGATTTTCATAGGTGTCATGGTTGCTACAGTTGTTTTCCAAGTTATCATCGTTGAGTTCTTAGGCACTTTTGCCAGTACTACACCACTTAGCTGGCAACTATGGCTGCTCAGTGTCTCAATTGGTGCTGTAAGCTTGATCGTTGCTGTCATTTTGAAGTTGATCCCAGTGGAAAAGGAAACTCCTAAGCACCATGATGGTTATGATCTGCTCCCAGGTGGTCCAGAACTTGCCTAA
- the LOC107017605 gene encoding UDP-URONIC ACID TRANSPORTER 1-like codes for MSTPQSEKQALFITSLIIFWYSSNIGVLLLNKLLLSNYGFSFPIFLTMCHMSACAILSYVSIVFLKIVPFQRIKSRSQFLRISTLSLVFCGSVVGGNISLRYLPVSFNQAVGATTPFFTALFAYIITMKREAWLTYGCLVPVVAGVIIASGGEPNFHLYGFIMCIGATAARAFKSVLQGVLLSSEGEKLNSMNLLLYMSPIAVLVLMPAAIIMEPNVIAVTATLATEHRYLGLLILVNSAMAYGANLLNFLVTKHTSALTLQVLGNAKGAVAVVISILLFRNPVTFTGIAGYTLTVMGVVAYGEAKRRHK; via the exons ATGTCCACACCACAATCAGAAAAACAAGCTCTTTTTATTACCTCACTCATCATTTTCTGGTATTCTTCCAACATTGGTGTTCTTCTTCTCAACAAATTATTACTTTCTAATTATGGTTTCTCTTTCCCAATCTTCCTTACTATGTGTCATATGTCTGCTTGTGCTATTCTTAGCTATGTTTCAATTGTTTTCTTAAAGATTGTACCTTTTCAAAGGATAAAATCAAGATctcaatttttgagaatttcTACACTTAGCCTTGTGTTTTGTGGGTCTGTTGTTGGTGGTAATATTTCTTTAAGGTATTTACCTGTTTCATTCAATCAAGCTGTGGGTGCTACCACGCCCTTTTTCACTGCATTGTTTGCTTATATCATCACCATGAAGAGGGAAGCTTGGCTTACCTATGGTTGTCTTGTTCCTGTTGTTGCTGGTGTTATCATTGCAAGCGGG GGGGAACCTAATTTCCACCTTTATGGATTCATTATGTGTATAGGTGCAACTGCTGCACGTGCGTTTAAGTCTGTTCTTCAAGGTGTTCTTCTTTCCTCTGAAGG GGAAAAATTGAACTCCATGAACCTGCTGCTTTACATGTCACCAATTGCTGTTCTAGTTTTAATGCCCGCGGCAATCATAATGGAGCCCAATGTGATAGCTGTCACTGCAACACTTGCAACGGAACATAGATACCTTGGCCTACTTATTTTGGTCAATTCTGCAATGGCATATGGAGCCAATTTGTTGAACTTTTTGGTGACAAAGCATACCAGTGCATTGACACTCCAG GTCCTAGGAAACGCTAAAGGTGCTGTGGCTGTTGTTATATCGATACTTCTTTTCCGAAACCCTGTAACTTTTACTGGAATTGCGGGCTATACATTGACTGTGATGGGGGTTGTTGCTTACGGAGAAGCCAAAAGAAGACACAAATGA
- the LOC107018392 gene encoding uncharacterized protein LOC107018392 isoform X1 has translation MDLFIWGPPYFQDENSFPTNSLAQNFYFSQRLDIIEEDALNEKCCVQVLEILIAKADTEIAKLEDDIVMLQSQLARTDEKWLDMSIAALNKKIDRLGSLITALKIKNVQASGVHLKTNKRPSERIHEILETPPRNFSSPLDKQTANSTLGSSKLAASVLIEVEATDNHNLKDIETVETNGESTVQANVMIQTLSVVQERNLQVTDENAITKGSCTKAIGHASDKSTLKDLNESDIPGKLINASKREKPSQLNNFACAVFKSANTKPLRDKAEFCGESKIKIDELMQQSSNDSIIMKSSLGVKQTSIGGPKPAGAIMVTRLSAVKQEPKESGDEQAQNEAKAGQTREKHTSSQLVTQKQTGAKKIPGIKRGLLMLNPIKKDRNKQLEKFKGELQVKQSPKSQVLTIHKSKSIFSPKLEGQRLKLKCNVPTEMPKEPCLAEELGFKSPSGLKLKRQLKTGSTKENGGDEFKDKTTKESLSPLGGAKGTGDLPEISSTSLIHLKKRRITSSTGPILQENENLRDFQNRLVKSYDRSNQNLQVIKVEDDKLLDSPTFTVPIPDITDLKYMTMNQLRAVAKHHNVHGVYKFRKAELQEHLRKLLTKGRST, from the exons ATGGATTTGTTCATCTGGGGTCCACCTTACTTTCAAG ATGAAAACAGTTTTCCAACAAACAGCTTGGCTCAAAACTTCTATTTCAGTCAAAGGCTTG ACATTATAGAAGAAGATGCCTTAAATGAGAAATGTTGTGTGCAAGTGCTAGAGATACTCATTGCAAAAGCTGATACAGAAATTGCCAAACTTGAAGATGATATAGTGATGCTACAAAGCCAACTAGCCCGTACTGATGAAAAATGGTTGGACATGAGCATTGCTgctttaaataaaaagattgaTCGCCTTGGTAGTTTGATAACTGccttgaaaattaaaaatgtccAAGCTTCTGGTGTTcacttaaaaacaaataaaagaccTTCAGAGAGAATCCATGAGATATTAGAGACACCGCCAAGAAATTTCTCGTCTCCACTAGACAAGCAG ACTGCAAACTCTACTCTTGGAAGTTCAAAGCTAGCTGCATCTGTTCTTATAGAAGTTGAAGCAACGGACAACcacaatttaaaagatattgaGACTGTTGAAACGAATGGTGAATCTACTGTCCAGGCCAATGTTATGATCCAGACATTATCTGTGGTTCAAGAAAGAAATCTACAAGTAACA GATGAAAATGCAATCACCAAAGGCTCCTGTACAAAGGCTATTGGTCATGCTAGTGACAAGTCCACTTTGAAGGATTTGAACGAGTCTGATATTCCTGGAAAGCTTATTAATGCTAGCAAACGAGAAAAACCTTCACAACTCAACAAT TTTGCATGTGCTGTTTTTAAGAGTGCAAACACAAAGCCTCTAAGAGACAAAGCTGAATTTTGTGGAGAATCAAAGATTAAGATCGATGAATTGATGCAACAAAGTTCTAATGACAGCATAATCATGAAGTCATCTCTAGGAGTCAAGCAAACAAGCATTGGAGGACCTAAG CCTGCTGGAGCAATTATGGTGACCCGTCTAAGTGCTGTAAAACAAGAACCTAAAGAATCCGGAGATGAACAGGCACAGAATGAAGCAAAGGCTGGTCAGACTAGAGAAAAACACACCTCAAGTCAGTTGGTAACTCAAAAGCAGACTGGCGCAAAAAAAATTCCTGGAATAAAGAGAGGTCTGCTCATGTTAAATCCTATAAAGAAAGACAGAAACAAGCAACTGGAAAAATTCAAAGGTGAACTGCAAGTGAAGCAATCCCCCAAAAGTCAAGTACTCACCATACACAAATCTAAATCAATATTTTCCCCAAAGCTAGAAGGTCAGAGGCTGAAGCTCAAATGTAACGTACCCACAGAAATGCCCAAAGAGCCCTGTCTTGCCGAGGAATTAGGGTTCAAGTCACCCTCTGGTCTAAAACTCAAGAGGCAGTTAAAGACTGGAAGTACTAAGGAGAATGGAGGTGATGAGTTCAAAGACAAAACAACCAAGGAGAGTCTGTCACCACTTGGTGGAGCCAAAGGAACTGGTGATCTTCCAGAGATCAGTTCAACTTCTTTGatccacttgaagaagagaagaataaCAAGTTCCACAGGACCCATACTACAAGAGAATGAGAATTTGAGAGATTTTCAGAATAGGTTGGTAAAATCATATGACAGATCAAATCAAAACCTTCAAGTCATTAAAGTTGAGGATGACAAACTTCTTGATTCCCCAACATTCACTGTTCCAATTCCGGACATAACAGATCTCAAGTATATGACAATGAATCAACTCAGGGCCGTGGCAAAGCACCATAATGTGCATGGGGTATACAAATTTCGTAAAGCTGAACTGCAAGAACACCTTCGCAAGCTGCTAACTAAGGGTCGGTCAACGTAA
- the LOC107018392 gene encoding uncharacterized protein LOC107018392 isoform X2: MLQSQLARTDEKWLDMSIAALNKKIDRLGSLITALKIKNVQASGVHLKTNKRPSERIHEILETPPRNFSSPLDKQTANSTLGSSKLAASVLIEVEATDNHNLKDIETVETNGESTVQANVMIQTLSVVQERNLQVTDENAITKGSCTKAIGHASDKSTLKDLNESDIPGKLINASKREKPSQLNNFACAVFKSANTKPLRDKAEFCGESKIKIDELMQQSSNDSIIMKSSLGVKQTSIGGPKPAGAIMVTRLSAVKQEPKESGDEQAQNEAKAGQTREKHTSSQLVTQKQTGAKKIPGIKRGLLMLNPIKKDRNKQLEKFKGELQVKQSPKSQVLTIHKSKSIFSPKLEGQRLKLKCNVPTEMPKEPCLAEELGFKSPSGLKLKRQLKTGSTKENGGDEFKDKTTKESLSPLGGAKGTGDLPEISSTSLIHLKKRRITSSTGPILQENENLRDFQNRLVKSYDRSNQNLQVIKVEDDKLLDSPTFTVPIPDITDLKYMTMNQLRAVAKHHNVHGVYKFRKAELQEHLRKLLTKGRST; encoded by the exons ATGCTACAAAGCCAACTAGCCCGTACTGATGAAAAATGGTTGGACATGAGCATTGCTgctttaaataaaaagattgaTCGCCTTGGTAGTTTGATAACTGccttgaaaattaaaaatgtccAAGCTTCTGGTGTTcacttaaaaacaaataaaagaccTTCAGAGAGAATCCATGAGATATTAGAGACACCGCCAAGAAATTTCTCGTCTCCACTAGACAAGCAG ACTGCAAACTCTACTCTTGGAAGTTCAAAGCTAGCTGCATCTGTTCTTATAGAAGTTGAAGCAACGGACAACcacaatttaaaagatattgaGACTGTTGAAACGAATGGTGAATCTACTGTCCAGGCCAATGTTATGATCCAGACATTATCTGTGGTTCAAGAAAGAAATCTACAAGTAACA GATGAAAATGCAATCACCAAAGGCTCCTGTACAAAGGCTATTGGTCATGCTAGTGACAAGTCCACTTTGAAGGATTTGAACGAGTCTGATATTCCTGGAAAGCTTATTAATGCTAGCAAACGAGAAAAACCTTCACAACTCAACAAT TTTGCATGTGCTGTTTTTAAGAGTGCAAACACAAAGCCTCTAAGAGACAAAGCTGAATTTTGTGGAGAATCAAAGATTAAGATCGATGAATTGATGCAACAAAGTTCTAATGACAGCATAATCATGAAGTCATCTCTAGGAGTCAAGCAAACAAGCATTGGAGGACCTAAG CCTGCTGGAGCAATTATGGTGACCCGTCTAAGTGCTGTAAAACAAGAACCTAAAGAATCCGGAGATGAACAGGCACAGAATGAAGCAAAGGCTGGTCAGACTAGAGAAAAACACACCTCAAGTCAGTTGGTAACTCAAAAGCAGACTGGCGCAAAAAAAATTCCTGGAATAAAGAGAGGTCTGCTCATGTTAAATCCTATAAAGAAAGACAGAAACAAGCAACTGGAAAAATTCAAAGGTGAACTGCAAGTGAAGCAATCCCCCAAAAGTCAAGTACTCACCATACACAAATCTAAATCAATATTTTCCCCAAAGCTAGAAGGTCAGAGGCTGAAGCTCAAATGTAACGTACCCACAGAAATGCCCAAAGAGCCCTGTCTTGCCGAGGAATTAGGGTTCAAGTCACCCTCTGGTCTAAAACTCAAGAGGCAGTTAAAGACTGGAAGTACTAAGGAGAATGGAGGTGATGAGTTCAAAGACAAAACAACCAAGGAGAGTCTGTCACCACTTGGTGGAGCCAAAGGAACTGGTGATCTTCCAGAGATCAGTTCAACTTCTTTGatccacttgaagaagagaagaataaCAAGTTCCACAGGACCCATACTACAAGAGAATGAGAATTTGAGAGATTTTCAGAATAGGTTGGTAAAATCATATGACAGATCAAATCAAAACCTTCAAGTCATTAAAGTTGAGGATGACAAACTTCTTGATTCCCCAACATTCACTGTTCCAATTCCGGACATAACAGATCTCAAGTATATGACAATGAATCAACTCAGGGCCGTGGCAAAGCACCATAATGTGCATGGGGTATACAAATTTCGTAAAGCTGAACTGCAAGAACACCTTCGCAAGCTGCTAACTAAGGGTCGGTCAACGTAA
- the LOC107018394 gene encoding uncharacterized protein LOC107018394 produces MGDSNNLEESLKPFYQRASEAEERLARLEISVASKTDHKNEELERTVAGLQSKLKDVTAELEAEQEKGHKQVEQLTLENAKLKYRIKHLVRSLEEVLSKLASK; encoded by the exons ATGGGGGATTCAAACAATCTTGAAGAATCCTTGAAACCCTTTTACCAGAGAGCTTCAGAGGCTGAG GAACGATTGGCAAGACTTGAAATTTCAGTCGCTAGTAAGACAG ATCATAAAAACGAGGAATTGGAGAGAACAGTTGCTGGACTCCAGTCAAAGCTGAAAGATGTCACTGCTGAGCTTGAAGCAGAACAAGAAAAG GGACACAAACAGGTCGAACAATTAACTTTAGAGAATGCAAAGCTCAAATATCGTATCAAACATCTAGTTCGATCGCTAGAGGAGGTTCTTAGCAAGTTGGCATCGAAGTGA